Proteins from a genomic interval of Anatilimnocola floriformis:
- a CDS encoding PA2169 family four-helix-bundle protein yields the protein MAMTTNTLCQKSIDWLQSLTQINIDSRDGFKEAAENLKETNPTLANRFRQWASNRDGQASELQTMVAANAETPTKSGSVAAAAHRTWMDIRSALGGGEQAILDESERGEDQIKAKYEEALKDLGGAEPCCDTLRRHLAAVQVSHDEVKALRDSHHRPGKAR from the coding sequence ATGGCGATGACCACTAACACTCTCTGTCAGAAGTCGATTGACTGGCTGCAGAGCTTGACGCAAATCAATATCGACAGTCGCGATGGCTTTAAGGAAGCCGCTGAAAACCTCAAGGAAACTAACCCCACGCTGGCCAATCGCTTTCGCCAATGGGCGTCGAACCGCGATGGCCAAGCCAGCGAACTGCAAACCATGGTAGCCGCGAACGCCGAAACGCCGACGAAGTCGGGCAGTGTGGCCGCGGCAGCCCACCGCACCTGGATGGACATTCGCTCGGCCCTCGGCGGCGGCGAACAAGCCATTCTGGATGAGTCGGAACGGGGCGAAGATCAGATCAAAGCGAAATACGAAGAAGCGTTGAAGGATTTGGGCGGGGCGGAGCCCTGCTGTGACACTCTCCGGCGGCACCTCGCCGCAGTGCAGGTCTCTCACGACGAAGTGAAAGCCCTGCGGGATTCGCATCATCGGCCGGGCAAAGCACGTTAA
- a CDS encoding SDR family oxidoreductase, giving the protein MARLTGKTALITGGGTGIGWGIAKAFAEEGVKVAIAGRRLNVVQETASSWKGQPAMLAHDCDVGNRESVNKLFAWAKEQLGQIDILVNAAGVNIKTRSMSAMTPDQWDDVMNINATGVYNCLHAGLPAMIDRKDGLIINISSISGKRSAPLGGIAYNASKFAVAGLCTAVANEVAPHNVRITTIYPGEVDTPILEHRPSPVSAERRAKMVLPEDFGPVVVALALLPPRTHVPELIIKPTVAEYF; this is encoded by the coding sequence ATGGCAAGACTCACGGGCAAAACAGCACTCATCACAGGCGGCGGCACCGGCATCGGTTGGGGCATCGCCAAAGCTTTCGCCGAAGAGGGCGTTAAAGTCGCCATTGCAGGCCGGCGGTTGAATGTCGTGCAAGAAACAGCCTCCTCGTGGAAAGGTCAGCCGGCGATGCTCGCGCACGATTGCGACGTCGGCAATCGCGAGAGCGTGAACAAGCTCTTCGCGTGGGCGAAGGAACAGCTCGGCCAGATCGATATTCTGGTCAATGCGGCCGGCGTGAATATCAAAACCCGTTCGATGTCGGCGATGACGCCTGATCAATGGGACGATGTGATGAACATCAACGCCACCGGCGTTTACAACTGCCTGCACGCCGGGCTGCCAGCGATGATCGATCGCAAGGATGGCTTGATCATCAACATCTCTTCGATCAGCGGCAAACGTTCGGCTCCGCTAGGTGGCATTGCTTACAACGCTTCGAAATTTGCCGTTGCTGGTCTCTGCACCGCCGTGGCCAATGAAGTCGCGCCACACAATGTGCGCATCACCACGATCTATCCGGGTGAGGTCGACACGCCGATTCTCGAACATCGGCCGAGCCCAGTCTCTGCCGAGCGCCGGGCGAAGATGGTACTGCCTGAAGACTTCGGCCCCGTTGTCGTCGCGCTGGCCTTGTTGCCGCCGCGGACACACGTTCCCGAACTGATCATCAAGCCAACCGTAGCCGAATACTTTTAA
- a CDS encoding SDR family oxidoreductase, translating to MPQKIAIVTGAGSGIGRAVALALLRGGYAVGLAGRREANLQETATLAGEFQANALPIATDVTDEAAVRKLFDQVVAKFGRLDVLFNNAGQGAPAIPLDELRFDKWQQVVNVNLTGVFLCTREAFRVMKAQSPRGGRIINNGSISATTPRPNSAPYTATKHAISGLTKSCALDGRAFDIAVGQIDIGNAGTDLTARMAGGVPQANGTVAAEPTMDVNHVGQAVLNMANLPLDANVLFMTIMATQMPFVGRG from the coding sequence ATGCCTCAGAAAATCGCCATTGTCACGGGAGCTGGATCGGGAATCGGCCGCGCGGTTGCGCTCGCGCTGCTGCGCGGCGGCTATGCGGTCGGGCTCGCAGGGCGCCGCGAAGCGAATTTGCAAGAGACGGCAACGCTGGCCGGCGAGTTTCAGGCGAACGCGCTGCCGATCGCCACCGACGTGACCGATGAAGCCGCCGTGCGGAAACTGTTCGACCAGGTCGTGGCAAAGTTTGGCCGGCTCGATGTGCTCTTCAACAACGCTGGCCAAGGCGCGCCAGCGATTCCGCTCGATGAACTCCGCTTCGACAAATGGCAACAAGTGGTGAACGTCAATCTCACCGGCGTGTTTCTCTGCACGCGCGAAGCCTTCCGGGTGATGAAAGCCCAATCGCCGCGTGGCGGCAGGATCATCAACAACGGCTCGATCTCGGCGACCACGCCGCGGCCAAACTCAGCGCCCTACACCGCGACGAAGCATGCGATCAGCGGTTTGACGAAATCGTGCGCGCTCGACGGCAGGGCGTTCGACATTGCCGTGGGACAGATCGACATCGGCAACGCCGGCACCGATCTGACCGCCCGCATGGCGGGCGGCGTGCCGCAGGCGAATGGCACCGTTGCCGCGGAGCCAACCATGGATGTCAATCACGTCGGCCAAGCCGTGCTGAACATGGCCAACCTGCCGCTCGATGCCAACGTGCTGTTCATGACCATCATGGCAACCCAAATGCCGTTTGTCGGGCGCGGCTAG
- a CDS encoding 6-pyruvoyl trahydropterin synthase family protein, with amino-acid sequence MSETFRIRLDKEHHVFAAAHFITFAGDICERLHGHNYRVAMELGGPLDENSYVVDFIAARDELRAITDQLDHRMILPDSHPLIRVVADAKEVTVTFTPDGRRWIFPLGDCVILPVSNTTAELLARWIGEQFLARLQQRLNWQPTFIEIAVDENHGQWGVWSR; translated from the coding sequence ATGAGCGAAACGTTTCGCATCCGCCTTGATAAAGAGCATCACGTTTTCGCCGCGGCGCACTTCATCACATTTGCGGGCGACATTTGCGAGCGACTGCACGGCCATAACTATCGCGTCGCCATGGAACTCGGCGGGCCCCTCGATGAAAACAGCTACGTCGTCGATTTCATTGCCGCCCGCGACGAGTTACGAGCGATCACCGATCAGCTCGATCATCGGATGATTTTGCCCGACAGCCATCCGCTCATTCGCGTCGTGGCCGATGCGAAGGAAGTGACCGTTACTTTCACGCCCGACGGCCGGCGTTGGATTTTCCCGCTCGGCGATTGCGTGATCCTGCCCGTATCGAATACGACGGCGGAATTGCTCGCGCGCTGGATCGGCGAGCAGTTCCTCGCGCGCCTTCAACAACGTTTAAATTGGCAACCGACATTCATCGAAATCGCCGTTGATGAGAACCACGGCCAATGGGGCGTGTGGTCTCGCTAG
- the corA gene encoding magnesium/cobalt transporter CorA: MKFRRKHKPQRPELKVKNRTKPGSSPGQITPDPSQPKPTIHVIAYGNAGVTETDVPDVNDLPALLYKHEVTWINIDGFGDVKTIERLGEMFNLHRLALEDVVSQHQRAKIDDYGDLMFIVMRMASCPDRAHTEQLNLFLGKNFILTFQGGPPGDSFDRVRQRIRDQAGKICSRGPDYLAYALIDAAIDAYYPVLEIYSERLDTLEDQVLERPDTSLMDSLHTVKADLLMLRRAIWPMREAVATITREASDLIQDDTRVYLRDCYDHIVQIVDLVETYRELTADLRDLYMSALSNRINETMRVLTIISTMFIPLTFIAGIYGMNFDYKEGEMPLNMPELHHRYGYVICLGVMVVLAIGMLIYFYRQGWIFPKLQKKLAERSEAHS, from the coding sequence GTGAAGTTTCGTCGCAAACACAAACCCCAGCGTCCTGAACTGAAGGTCAAAAACCGGACCAAGCCCGGCAGTTCGCCCGGCCAGATCACGCCCGATCCGTCGCAACCCAAGCCAACGATTCACGTCATCGCCTATGGCAACGCGGGAGTGACCGAGACCGACGTGCCGGATGTCAACGATCTGCCGGCGCTGCTCTATAAGCACGAAGTCACCTGGATCAACATCGATGGCTTTGGCGATGTAAAAACCATCGAGCGGCTGGGCGAGATGTTTAATCTCCATCGCCTCGCTCTCGAAGACGTCGTTAGTCAGCATCAACGGGCCAAGATCGACGACTACGGCGATTTGATGTTTATCGTCATGCGGATGGCGAGTTGCCCTGATCGGGCTCACACCGAACAGCTGAATCTGTTCCTCGGCAAGAACTTCATCCTCACGTTTCAGGGCGGCCCTCCGGGCGATTCGTTCGATCGCGTCCGCCAGCGAATCCGCGATCAGGCCGGCAAGATCTGCTCGCGCGGCCCTGACTATCTGGCTTACGCGCTGATCGATGCCGCGATCGATGCCTATTACCCGGTGCTCGAAATCTATTCCGAACGGCTCGATACGCTCGAGGATCAAGTTCTGGAACGGCCCGATACGTCGCTGATGGATTCGCTCCACACCGTGAAGGCCGATCTGCTGATGCTGCGTCGCGCCATCTGGCCGATGCGTGAAGCGGTGGCCACCATCACCCGAGAAGCCTCCGACTTGATCCAGGACGACACCCGCGTTTATCTGCGCGATTGCTACGATCACATCGTGCAGATTGTCGACCTGGTCGAAACCTATCGCGAACTGACGGCTGACCTGCGCGACCTTTACATGTCGGCCCTCAGCAACCGCATCAACGAGACGATGCGCGTGCTCACGATCATCAGCACCATGTTTATCCCGCTCACGTTCATCGCCGGCATTTACGGCATGAACTTCGATTACAAAGAGGGCGAGATGCCGCTGAACATGCCCGAGCTGCATCATCGCTACGGCTATGTGATCTGCCTCGGCGTGATGGTGGTGCTCGCCATCGGCATGCTGATTTACTTCTATCGACAGGGCTGGATTTTTCCGAAGTTGCAGAAGAAGCTAGCAGAACGAAGTGAAGCCCACTCGTAG
- a CDS encoding mechanosensitive ion channel family protein: MKTCKALLAIALATVCGAAIAFGQVGIQVPNLTPPPVNVQDGVPYYPPGPEIQRMRERDQVRQVQLQLPGLPQATQPASPAAPQPLPLTAPVAPIQAALPGTVVQTAQGLAPTPNAPPQVLAQFGPQQPMTAPAPEEDTRTEVIRERFLGQAEDAFNHVAAVWNFVLIRGADTKALVTVGTLVGGLFLMGFGYIAAGMISRWIGKRLLSRLGLSPTASAPLQKISYYVLLATFGMLTLNILNVPITAFSFAGGALAVGVGFGSQNIVNNFISGLILIAERPIRVGDTIEIDGRTGKVTEIGARSTRIATGANLEVIVPNSKFLESQVVNWTLSDDLISTSVKVGVAYGSPTREVERLLKQAASEHESIAQDPAPGVSFEDFADDALIFSVSFWLHLQSTSKGRVESDIRFRIDELFNEAGIVIAYPQRDVHLNMMRPLEVRLAPEATRELRRVA; encoded by the coding sequence ATGAAAACTTGCAAAGCATTACTGGCAATCGCGTTAGCAACGGTCTGCGGGGCTGCGATCGCGTTTGGACAAGTGGGGATTCAGGTTCCAAATCTCACCCCGCCGCCGGTTAACGTCCAAGATGGGGTGCCGTACTACCCGCCAGGTCCCGAGATTCAGCGGATGCGCGAACGGGACCAAGTGCGGCAGGTCCAACTGCAGTTGCCTGGCCTTCCGCAAGCGACTCAACCCGCGTCGCCCGCTGCCCCGCAACCATTGCCGCTGACGGCCCCGGTCGCGCCGATTCAAGCCGCCCTTCCCGGCACGGTCGTGCAAACGGCGCAAGGCTTGGCGCCGACTCCCAACGCGCCGCCGCAAGTCCTCGCTCAATTCGGCCCACAGCAACCGATGACTGCACCCGCTCCCGAAGAGGACACGCGCACGGAAGTCATCCGCGAACGATTCCTCGGCCAGGCGGAAGATGCCTTTAATCATGTCGCTGCCGTGTGGAACTTCGTGCTCATCCGCGGCGCCGATACCAAAGCGCTGGTCACGGTTGGCACGCTGGTCGGCGGTTTGTTCCTGATGGGCTTTGGTTACATCGCGGCTGGCATGATCAGCCGTTGGATCGGCAAGCGGTTGCTGTCGCGCCTCGGTCTTTCGCCCACGGCGAGTGCGCCGCTGCAGAAGATCAGCTACTACGTCCTGCTCGCCACGTTCGGCATGCTGACACTCAACATCCTGAATGTGCCGATCACGGCCTTCAGCTTTGCCGGCGGTGCTCTCGCGGTCGGCGTCGGTTTCGGCAGCCAGAACATCGTCAACAATTTCATTAGCGGTCTGATCCTGATCGCCGAACGGCCGATCCGCGTCGGCGACACCATCGAAATCGATGGCCGCACCGGTAAGGTGACCGAGATCGGCGCTCGCAGCACACGCATCGCCACCGGCGCGAATTTGGAAGTCATCGTCCCCAACAGCAAGTTCCTCGAGAGCCAGGTGGTGAACTGGACTCTCAGCGACGACTTGATCTCGACGAGCGTGAAAGTGGGTGTGGCGTACGGTTCGCCGACCCGCGAGGTCGAACGCCTGCTGAAGCAAGCCGCCTCGGAACATGAATCGATCGCGCAAGATCCCGCGCCGGGCGTTTCGTTCGAAGACTTCGCCGACGACGCGTTGATTTTCAGCGTCAGCTTCTGGCTGCACCTGCAATCGACCTCGAAGGGGCGCGTCGAAAGCGACATCCGCTTCCGCATCGACGAGCTATTCAACGAGGCCGGAATCGTGATAGCCTATCCCCAGCGCGACGTGCATCTGAATATGATGAGGCCGCTGGAAGTACGACTCGCGCCCGAAGCCACGCGCGAGCTCCGCCGCGTGGCATAG
- a CDS encoding calcium-binding protein yields the protein MKNWVSSLVSGLAASKTGRSRLRQAERLDGNRRRAVLRLEFLEDRRNLAAGEASLVGNNLLAEGTPGDDVIIISPVNGGMYQARINDEVFGPFVVPGNIQVVADAGSDIIVITNSTLPTILDGGADNDFIFGSAGDDTIIGGLGNDMINAGDGNNTVWGDQQNQQAAVAGGNDIISTLGGNDIVYGGGGNDQLALGAGNDYAYGGEGDDLIGAESGNDRIYGGGGNDVISGDAGDDLLVGNDGNDQLQGRTGRDVLIGGNGNDRINGDEDNDLVMGRGTTNEASTTAGDANDLALSAALNTWVTTTPAGLLTPVLAATDGGGDTISGYTGSDRFYADQLDALGDFNLPSMGVDTLEVFAGSAALPANSPVAPGTAALVANDLVIQGTNDGDRIIVNAIGTAFFNITLNNSVFGPFNVPGIIIINGGDGDDFIEVRDTLLSVTVNGEAGNDYISTSSGNDTITGGAGDDQINAGPGNNTVWGDNFNEQALPAGGNDKISTLGGNDVVYGGGGNDEIALGAGNDYAFGGAGNDLIAGEDGIDTIYGGDGNDVISGDAGADLVVGNAGNDILYGRTGRDVVIGSGGADIIDGSEDNDVVIGRGLTTDVSTTFGDANDLSNFNLLQAWVNTGTLGLFLGVLGPDDAAVDTLYGFTGDDDFYADLFDIRPDFAGNYMGNDTLEVFAGSAALPPNSVVPPGAAALVGNNLVVQGTINGDNVVVAPAGPNSLKVSINGLFFGGFVIPAGGTVIINGDAGDDSLQIVNTTQSATIDGGAGQDYISGSLGDDTLIGGTGADQINGSGGNNTVYGDTIAGETALDGDDVLSTLGGNDIVYGGGGNDQISLGDGNDYANGGSGNDVLQGSDGNDRLYGGTGNDNLSGGDGDDLLVGNAGNDQLVGGSGRDVLIGGAGADTLSGGNDDDALIARGTTNEGSLTANDANDTALQALVAQWVATTPAGLFSPVLLANDGVKDFLLGGSGADDFYRDVNDSVTDFQANIDQNI from the coding sequence ATGAAGAATTGGGTCTCTTCCCTGGTTTCCGGTCTGGCCGCTTCGAAGACGGGTCGCTCGCGACTTCGCCAGGCCGAACGGCTCGATGGCAATCGCCGCCGCGCGGTCCTGCGGTTGGAGTTCCTGGAAGATCGGCGAAACCTCGCTGCGGGCGAAGCCTCGCTTGTCGGCAACAACCTGCTCGCCGAAGGGACCCCTGGCGACGATGTGATCATCATCAGCCCGGTGAACGGCGGGATGTACCAGGCCCGGATTAACGACGAGGTCTTCGGCCCATTCGTCGTCCCCGGCAACATTCAAGTCGTGGCCGATGCCGGCAGCGACATCATTGTCATTACCAACTCGACTCTGCCGACCATTCTCGATGGCGGGGCCGACAACGACTTCATCTTCGGTAGCGCGGGCGACGACACGATCATCGGCGGACTCGGCAACGACATGATCAATGCCGGCGATGGGAACAACACCGTTTGGGGCGATCAGCAGAATCAGCAAGCGGCAGTGGCTGGCGGCAATGACATCATCAGCACGCTCGGCGGCAACGACATTGTGTATGGCGGCGGCGGAAACGATCAACTCGCACTGGGCGCGGGCAACGACTACGCCTACGGCGGCGAAGGCGATGATTTGATCGGCGCCGAATCCGGCAACGATCGGATCTACGGTGGCGGGGGGAACGACGTGATCTCGGGCGACGCCGGCGATGACTTGCTGGTGGGGAACGACGGCAACGATCAACTGCAAGGCCGAACTGGCCGCGATGTGCTCATCGGCGGCAATGGCAACGACCGGATCAACGGTGACGAAGACAACGATCTGGTGATGGGCCGCGGCACGACGAACGAAGCGAGCACAACTGCCGGCGATGCCAACGATCTGGCTCTTTCCGCCGCGCTGAATACTTGGGTCACAACCACGCCGGCCGGATTGCTCACACCGGTGCTCGCAGCGACCGATGGCGGTGGCGACACCATCTCTGGCTACACCGGCTCTGATCGCTTCTACGCTGACCAACTCGATGCTCTGGGCGACTTCAATCTGCCGAGCATGGGAGTCGACACGCTGGAAGTGTTTGCCGGCAGCGCTGCTTTGCCTGCCAACTCGCCAGTCGCACCTGGCACGGCTGCACTGGTGGCCAATGACCTCGTCATCCAAGGCACGAACGATGGCGATCGCATTATCGTCAATGCGATAGGAACTGCTTTCTTCAACATCACCCTCAACAACTCGGTGTTTGGACCATTCAATGTGCCGGGCATCATCATCATCAATGGTGGTGACGGTGACGACTTCATCGAAGTTCGCGATACCCTGCTCAGCGTCACGGTCAATGGCGAAGCCGGCAACGACTACATCTCGACTAGCAGCGGCAACGACACGATCACGGGCGGCGCTGGCGACGATCAAATCAACGCTGGTCCGGGCAACAACACCGTGTGGGGCGACAACTTCAACGAACAAGCACTGCCCGCAGGTGGCAACGACAAGATCAGCACGCTCGGCGGCAACGATGTCGTTTATGGCGGCGGCGGCAACGATGAGATCGCTCTCGGCGCTGGCAACGACTATGCCTTCGGCGGCGCTGGTAACGACCTCATCGCCGGCGAAGACGGCATCGATACGATCTACGGCGGCGATGGCAACGACGTGATTTCGGGCGACGCCGGCGCGGATCTGGTGGTCGGCAATGCCGGCAATGACATTCTCTACGGTCGCACCGGCCGCGATGTGGTCATCGGCAGCGGCGGCGCCGACATCATCGACGGCAGCGAAGACAACGATGTGGTGATCGGCCGCGGCTTGACCACCGACGTCAGCACGACGTTTGGCGATGCCAATGATTTGTCGAACTTCAATCTGCTGCAAGCCTGGGTCAACACGGGCACGCTCGGCTTGTTCCTGGGAGTGCTCGGCCCCGACGATGCCGCGGTTGACACGCTGTATGGCTTCACCGGCGACGACGACTTCTACGCCGATCTGTTTGATATTCGGCCCGACTTTGCCGGGAACTACATGGGGAACGACACGCTGGAAGTGTTTGCCGGTAGCGCTGCCTTGCCGCCGAACTCGGTGGTGCCGCCAGGCGCTGCGGCCCTCGTCGGCAACAACCTAGTCGTGCAAGGGACCATCAACGGCGACAACGTCGTGGTCGCGCCAGCCGGTCCGAACTCGCTCAAGGTCTCGATCAACGGTTTGTTCTTCGGCGGCTTTGTGATTCCTGCCGGCGGCACGGTGATCATCAACGGCGATGCCGGCGATGACTCGCTGCAAATCGTCAACACCACGCAATCGGCCACCATCGACGGCGGCGCTGGTCAGGACTACATCTCGGGCAGCCTGGGCGACGACACGCTCATCGGCGGCACTGGAGCGGATCAGATCAACGGCTCGGGCGGTAACAACACGGTCTATGGCGACACCATCGCCGGAGAAACGGCCCTTGATGGCGACGACGTCCTCAGCACGCTCGGCGGCAACGACATTGTGTATGGCGGCGGAGGCAACGATCAGATTTCGCTCGGCGACGGCAACGACTACGCCAATGGCGGATCGGGCAACGATGTGCTGCAAGGCAGCGATGGCAACGATCGCCTGTACGGCGGCACGGGGAACGACAATCTCTCCGGCGGCGATGGCGATGACTTGCTCGTCGGCAACGCCGGCAACGATCAACTCGTCGGCGGCAGTGGCCGTGATGTGCTGATCGGTGGCGCGGGTGCCGATACGCTCAGCGGCGGCAATGACGACGACGCCCTGATCGCTCGCGGCACCACCAACGAAGGAAGCTTAACGGCCAACGATGCCAACGACACCGCGCTGCAAGCCTTGGTTGCACAGTGGGTCGCCACGACGCCGGCTGGTCTGTTCTCGCCAGTCCTCCTCGCCAACGATGGCGTGAAGGACTTCCTGCTCGGTGGCAGTGGCGCTGACGACTTCTACCGCGACGTCAACGACAGCGTGACTGACTTCCAAGCGAACATCGACCAGAATATCTAG
- a CDS encoding DUF3592 domain-containing protein yields MPIEVACRCGQRFRADERHIGQQAKCSGCGNILTIQAAPAASTPPAAPAAKPQQIVVACQCGARFAARPELAGKTVACPQCKQPLTIGAAGPKTPSAQPARPQPAPQPVAPQPAPLGDSLWDDLPAAGGSLGPAVSLPPTNPLGASASPSYSGGRRHIGIDLMAGRPMKEVIAGVILSILALFAGIGLWIALSQVDAERGDSSKWPSTTGTIKSAQVVEDGLYRGRQKYRAKIEYTYEVNGVPHTSDRLQLGNSPTGRSFTADMAVSKYAPGSTHPVYYKPTEPSMAVLEAGKDFGYYIIPLAALVLGLIGVVGLGVTAASLVYRMT; encoded by the coding sequence ATGCCTATCGAAGTGGCCTGTCGCTGTGGCCAGCGATTTCGTGCCGATGAACGCCACATTGGCCAGCAAGCCAAGTGCAGCGGCTGCGGCAACATTCTGACGATTCAAGCCGCACCCGCCGCATCGACGCCCCCAGCTGCTCCCGCCGCTAAGCCGCAGCAGATTGTCGTGGCCTGTCAGTGCGGCGCCCGCTTCGCCGCGCGGCCCGAGCTGGCCGGCAAGACGGTCGCTTGTCCGCAGTGCAAACAACCACTCACCATCGGCGCTGCAGGGCCGAAAACGCCGTCAGCCCAGCCGGCTCGCCCGCAACCTGCTCCGCAACCCGTCGCTCCCCAACCAGCGCCGCTCGGCGACTCGCTGTGGGATGATCTGCCTGCCGCCGGTGGTTCGCTAGGTCCCGCCGTTTCTTTACCACCAACGAATCCGCTCGGCGCCTCGGCCAGCCCGAGTTATAGCGGCGGTCGCCGTCACATCGGCATCGACCTGATGGCAGGCCGACCGATGAAAGAAGTCATCGCAGGAGTGATTCTTTCGATTCTCGCGCTGTTTGCGGGTATTGGTTTGTGGATCGCACTTTCCCAAGTCGATGCCGAGCGCGGCGATTCCAGCAAGTGGCCCAGCACAACAGGCACGATCAAATCGGCACAAGTTGTCGAAGATGGTTTGTACCGTGGCCGGCAAAAGTATCGCGCAAAGATTGAATACACCTACGAGGTCAACGGCGTGCCGCACACGAGCGATCGTTTGCAACTGGGAAATTCGCCCACCGGCCGAAGCTTCACGGCCGATATGGCCGTCAGCAAATATGCCCCTGGTTCGACGCATCCCGTTTACTACAAGCCGACCGAACCAAGCATGGCCGTACTCGAGGCCGGTAAGGACTTCGGCTACTACATCATTCCGTTGGCAGCCCTCGTGCTTGGACTGATCGGCGTGGTCGGTCTCGGCGTTACTGCTGCATCGCTGGTTTATCGGATGACTTAG
- the ade gene encoding adenine deaminase: protein MSDPAKPAEKYTANLVDIHHRRVFPAEVTVERGRIASIREASSQDGGNCETFLLPGFVDAHVHVESSLLIPSEFGRAAVVHGTVATVSDPHEIANVLGIAGVEFMLASAAQTSLKICFGAPSCVPATPFETAGAVLNAAEVAQLLDDPRIGYLAEVMNFPAVIRGDADMLEKIRAAQKRGKPVDGHAPQLRGEACRDYFAAGVTTDHECVSYEEAAEKIGYGVKILIREGSAARNYAALAPLLRHHSASCMFCSDDLHPDIFVTGHINRLVRRAIADGYELFNVLRAACVQPVEHYRLPVGLLRVGEPADFIEVNNLSEFRVLRTWIDGKLVAEHGQTKLPSVVTAPVNHFLPIARRPDDFRVAATSNRLRVIGALDGELITRHLEAEPKLEHGYAVADPERDLLKIVVVNRYAAAPPAVAFIQGIGLKRGAIASSVAHDSHNLVAVGVDDVSLAAAINELIAVGGGLAVAEGTNVEILPLPVAGLMSAEPYEQVAAAYSHLDARAKELGSPLRAPFMTLSFMALLVIPELKLSDRGLFDCLRGEMTSLFIR from the coding sequence ATGAGCGATCCCGCGAAGCCCGCCGAGAAATACACCGCGAACCTGGTCGACATTCACCACCGGCGGGTTTTTCCCGCCGAAGTGACGGTGGAACGAGGTCGCATCGCCAGCATTCGCGAAGCCAGTTCTCAAGATGGCGGCAACTGCGAGACATTCCTGCTCCCCGGTTTCGTCGATGCTCACGTTCACGTCGAAAGTTCGCTCCTCATCCCCAGCGAGTTTGGCCGAGCTGCGGTCGTGCATGGCACGGTGGCGACGGTTTCCGATCCGCACGAAATTGCCAATGTGCTGGGAATTGCCGGTGTTGAGTTCATGCTCGCGAGCGCGGCCCAAACGTCGCTGAAGATCTGTTTCGGCGCTCCTTCGTGCGTCCCGGCGACTCCGTTTGAAACGGCGGGCGCGGTGCTGAATGCTGCCGAAGTGGCGCAGCTGCTCGATGATCCGCGGATCGGTTATCTCGCCGAAGTGATGAACTTTCCCGCCGTCATCCGCGGCGATGCCGACATGCTGGAGAAGATCCGCGCGGCGCAAAAACGCGGCAAGCCAGTCGATGGGCACGCGCCGCAGCTGCGCGGCGAAGCGTGTCGCGATTATTTTGCGGCCGGCGTGACAACCGATCACGAATGCGTCTCCTACGAAGAAGCCGCCGAAAAGATCGGCTACGGTGTGAAGATTCTGATTCGCGAAGGCTCCGCGGCTCGCAACTATGCAGCCCTTGCCCCGCTGCTGCGACATCACAGCGCGAGTTGCATGTTCTGCTCTGACGATCTGCATCCGGACATTTTCGTCACTGGTCATATCAATCGTCTCGTTCGTCGCGCGATTGCCGATGGCTATGAGTTGTTCAACGTGCTCCGCGCCGCTTGCGTACAGCCGGTCGAGCACTATCGCCTACCGGTGGGTTTGCTGCGCGTCGGTGAGCCTGCCGATTTCATCGAGGTGAATAATCTCAGCGAGTTTCGCGTGCTGCGAACTTGGATCGATGGCAAGCTGGTCGCAGAGCATGGCCAGACGAAACTGCCGAGCGTGGTGACCGCGCCGGTGAATCATTTTTTGCCGATCGCACGGCGGCCTGACGATTTTCGCGTGGCAGCGACATCGAACCGCCTGCGTGTGATCGGCGCGCTCGATGGCGAATTGATCACGCGCCACTTGGAAGCCGAGCCGAAGCTCGAACACGGCTACGCAGTCGCCGATCCCGAGCGCGACTTGCTGAAGATCGTGGTGGTAAATCGCTATGCCGCCGCTCCACCTGCCGTTGCCTTCATTCAAGGGATCGGCCTGAAGCGCGGCGCGATTGCCTCGTCGGTCGCGCACGATTCGCACAACCTGGTTGCCGTCGGCGTGGATGACGTTTCGCTGGCCGCGGCGATCAATGAATTGATCGCGGTCGGCGGCGGCCTGGCCGTCGCGGAAGGAACGAACGTCGAGATCTTGCCGCTGCCGGTCGCGGGACTAATGTCGGCCGAACCCTACGAGCAAGTCGCCGCGGCCTATTCGCATCTCGATGCCCGGGCCAAGGAACTCGGTTCGCCACTGCGAGCTCCGTTCATGACGCTGTCATTCATGGCGCTCTTGGTCATTCCTGAATTGAAGCTAAGCGACCGCGGATTGTTCGATTGTTTGCGCGGCGAGATGACGTCGTTGTTTATTCGGTAG